The Vitis vinifera cultivar Pinot Noir 40024 chromosome 16, ASM3070453v1 DNA segment TTCCAATTCTTCTTGGGCTTTTTGCATTGTCTGTGGGTGTTGAAGCAGTTCTGCCATTGCCCACTCCACTGTGGTGGACGATGTGTCTGTTGCAGCAACGACTATGTCCTAATAACacaaaattaagttaaaatacaAAGCACCCATATGACATTGGCCATTTGCCCAAGAGGTGATAATGTGCAAAAATGATGTCCAATGCTAAGTACATGGCAGATGGTCAATTATATTGAGTGCCAAGTTCATGAACTCATCCCCATTAAAAGAATAATTCTAGCTAGGTTCAGAAGAACTCTTTTAACAGAACCCACCTTCACTAGTATTAATACTTTAAGACGTGAACATTTGGGAAACCGagagcaaaataaaaaaaaattaattaattgatataattttgTCAATGCAGTGACTTATACTTTAAGAAAGGCTTAATCAATGAACATTTGGGAGCGTGGCCAATTTtgtatagaataaaaaatcatatgccAGATCGAATAACCTAAACCATGGCGTTTGAAAGATATGAGCCAGTTCATGGTTTTCATCAGCAGATGGTTGAATGATTCTTTTTTTTGTGGCAGCAAAactgaaaatgatttttcttagaAACATTTTCTTGACTCATAACGAACCCTTTTCCCATATGTTGAGTTTTTAAGGAATAGTAATATACCATGAACAAAGCCTTGAGCTGGGTGATGGAGACCGAGGTTTTATCATCTCCTTGATGCATCAGCTCCAACATAAACTGCAGGAAGTCCTTGCTTTCCTTGCTCTTGTTCTTGCCTCCTCCATCAGCTCCATCCAATTGTGTCCTCTGAGCAATCAGGGATTCGAAAATCCTATCAAACCACAAAACAAGCTTTTTCGCCCTTGATTCAATTCCTTGGAGATCAAACCATGCAAGAGCAGGAAAAAGATCAGAAATATTAGGTTTTCCCATCAATCCAACCGTCTCCACAATGACTCGTCTAAACTCCATTCCAATTCGACTCCTATCCTCACCATGAAGTGTTCCACCCCATAACATGCTTGTTACAACATTTAATACAGTTAGAAACATTTGATCCCCCATATTAATTGGTGTCCCCACCTTTCCATACACGTCCCTCACCATTTCTTGCACCTCTCTTCTCCTAAGTGCAGAACAAGCATCAAGGCTTGCGCTGCTCATCATTTCTTGGACAAAAACTTTGCGTAGTTTACGCCATTCGGGGCTATAATGACTCCAGGCTATGTCTTGCCCCCCATATGTGAGGGCTAATGCAGAAATAGGTACATCACGGTTAGCAAAAATCACATCGTGATCTTTGAGAATTTCTTTGGCCACGGAAGACGAGCTTATCACAATGCAAGTCTTGCTGCCTAGCTGAAGCTTGAAAATGGGACCATAGAGTTGGGACAACTTGGAGAAGTACCGATGAAGATCAGGCTCAATGAAGAGAAGGTTTCCCAGCAACGGCAAGCCTCTTGGGCCGGGTGGCAAGGGTGGGAGGCCTCTACTTGCTTTCTTGATGAGCCAGACATACCAAGAAATGGCAATTGCTGCAGTCGAAAGGGCGGCCACTACTCGAAAAATGGTGTTTTCAGTGAGTCCATCCCACCACCACGACCAGCCTTCAGAGACTAAGTTCACAAGGTTCCTGAGAAGAACTGCAATCATGTTTGCTGAAGAATAGAGCTTGGGAAGAAGTAAAATAGAGGCTCTATATATCATCGAGCTTGGATTATTCCTTTTGCGATTCTTGTAAGTTGATGGCCTAACAAGGACAATTATTATATAAACACAAGCAACTCGCGTAGTTACGAGAATcgatacaaataaataaaaaaggaggtTATTTCTtcaaacttaatacttattatttaatgatttaaaatattgatttaaagTTGAATTatgtttaagttattaatttaaaatttattatttattttttacttttaagtattaaagttgtttgataaaatttattttaaatcatcaaattgacatatttatctatataaattaaaattaggaCAAAAGAGATCGATTAACAATGAAAGTCGTGTAATAGTAAAAGAGATCGTTAAGGTAATTAAggtaaataaggataaaaatgtaaaactaAAACAtagatttaagaataagttaattatttttatttattacttaaagttgttttggaCTTTAAGTTAGATTATTAAGTTATTTCACTAAATATACTTTACTTATTTAATAACttgaattaagttattaaattactttaatttattaagttagtTTACAAACACCTGCTAAGCTTATGAGCGAATGACTTGAAACTAAAGATTTAACAAGAGATGTGAAATAGAGGCACCATATAATATGGAAGTCGGATTATTCTTCTCTGTGATTAATTGCTTGGACGGCGATGAATAATTGAATATAGAAGCGTGGAGCATGCTGTGGGTGGACTGAAGTTAAGTATACTCAACTAGTTTGTTCTTACAAATATTAGGATTAATTAATAAGAGCTTAGCTTGATTGGGCTTGTTGACGCCAACAAACAATCCTTTATGAGCAGACAGCTTTTGTGGAATCTCGATGAAAATCAagatcttatttatttaatctccCGAATATTTGGGTTTAGGTAATGCTTATCTGTCTATCCCGAATAGTTGGGTTTAGGTAATGCTTGTCTGTCTATCTGTCCATGTGTTTTATCACATTTATTCTATCCCCGGTTTATTGTGAAACCGTGCCAGCCAAATGGTAATATACTAATATATGACATTGTTCACCTAAACGAGAATTGCTTATAAAACAAAGGTGATATCGCATAAAATTATACTTATGTCCATAATGCATTGCGTGATAAAAAATTGTTGTTGGATAGtatcccaaattcctaattagtgtatattcattttttgtaaagaatattatatagaatatttcgatatagtaatattagatttccttattaaataagaaaagttattaGGAATTTCTTTATAAATGTTCTAGgttatgaggggaaaaagtcaaTCTTCAGTAAAAATGTGAGAGAACGGAAGATACCTGATGGAGCTAGCGAGGGAGCTTATAGTAGGATACAGATAGGAGTAGGGAAATATGAGATGTTTCGGGAACCTAATAGTTGCATCTGATTCAATCTTCAGTAATATGATTCTCTCTCATCTGTGAATATAGGCATGGTTGCtcgaaccacattaaaacctcatgtgttgattattttatctCGGTGTTCTTAAATTaacattgtttgcattaaaACTTCCGCTGGCACAACAATTGCTAACAAGAGAGTCTTGATTTAATGATAATAACTAATGCTTGATTTTTACTTCCATTTGCAATGAGTAAtgtaaataagaaatataaaaaaaaaaattatgtttttaaataccaggaaaaaaaaaagtgtacaCCCCTCATTTTGCCATTGACCCATACAAGTTACTATTCAAGTAAATTATCATAATTCATTGACTTATAGTCTGTGATTCTTCCTTGGGAACTTTTAGGAGGatgattatgaaattttgatgtgattacataaatttatgatttttagttTAGAATTCTTTGTTGCTtgaacttattttttcttttaagtgtAATTAGAATtgtaaaaaggaaattttgtttttagaagacgaattcatgattttaaattaattaataattggttttatttctttaaaatataaaacataataaggGTTTAGTAATAAATAAGACAAGATCTTCTATAACTATCTATCGTTTAACatgatttaatcatttttttgttaattatcgctttataaattatagaaatcGAGATATTaaccaattttattaaatgagtaCATTGAAGATTTATGCATTATGACTATTAAATATACATTTCAAGATTTTAAATCAtgctaaaatatatatatattttttaacattacaTGAtccataaatttaaataaaaattcgaGTTTACCATAGTTATTAATTTCATACTTTAGAATATAAAAAGAATGCTAAACTAATATTTCTATTAATATCACATGGtgtcataaacaaaaaaaaaaaaatttatagcaTTACATAAGAATTcgtattttaaaacatgaaattaatatttctaatcaataacaaaaaaatataagtcatatgtttttgtaaatatttttacataacCTTGACATAATTTAAGACTTGCCAAATACATCTCAAATATTCCATGCACCAATCGTTTATCATTATCTCCCATAAGCCATCAACCAATTGCACCCATTCCTCTAACCCATCAATTTGTCCCATTCCCCTTGCTACAGCTCAGTTTTAGTTGCCCAAGACATCTCAACTCAGCCTTCGTTAGTTGTCCAATCCCTCATAGTTGGGCATCACCCAATAGTCCCATGCCCATACCAGCCATGTATCAACAAGTTTCTCACATCAATCAAACCCATAATCCTAGCGACCTAGTTGCAACTGGCCATACCATCCCCGTACTGTGGGTACCCCCATAAATAGAGGTAATGGGCCTATCTAAGACTATCATCAAAGTTGGGCCAGCTCAGGCCAAGATTAAAGCTCGACTAGCTTAAATGGCCCAACAAGAAAAGTGGCAAAGTAGAATGTGGAAGAGCTATCCACGAGGAATAGAAGAGACGATTAGTGCTTGGGGTTGTAACTGCTTGAAATGACAAATAAAGTGTCCCTAGAATCTCCACGCCTATTAGTAGGTGAAGGATATATGAATGCAACTAGCTAGGCCACTGGAGGTAAGAGACAACAATACCAAAAAAATTACTCTTTCTTTTAGAAAAACCCCAACTGACTTAACCATCGGAGAAGGTTATCTCAAGGTAACACCGGGTGAACCTTGTGTGACAGGTAAAAGAGAACACGCCATGAGAAGAAGACTACTACTCAAGAAATTTTCAGCTCCAACAAGTGGCATTGTCTGTGGGAAGAGTTCTACATCAAAGTATCACTTTCACTTTGAGCTAAACGTAGACCCCCTTTTTGTCTGGAGTTGGAAGCTTCGCAATGGGAGATAGTCAGTCGTGGTATTCAATTAGTACAACAGCTCCCTAGAAGGCTACTGCCTCAAAAACTCTCCGTGAGGATTTTGAAAGGCGATAGGTGGAGCAGGAAAGAAGAATATAATCCATCCTTGCTCAGACTAAGTTGCTAAGGCAAGAAAATGCCTTGTTGTGGACACAACTCAAAGATCAGCATGCTCGCATTCAAATGTTGCATCATTTAAGCCAACAAGGCAATGACAATGTGGTGGAGCCTTTAGATCATGCAATTCCTCTTGGTCAACTCCCCACACCATTTTAAACTCCCACGGGGGACACCACCCATTTGACCCCAAGTTCCCGAGAATGCTGATCACTGAAGGTATCGACGAGGCAGACTGCACCTGTCG contains these protein-coding regions:
- the LOC100266899 gene encoding flavonoid 3'-monooxygenase CYP75B137 — protein: MIAVLLRNLVNLVSEGWSWWWDGLTENTIFRVVAALSTAAIAISWYVWLIKKASRGLPPLPPGPRGLPLLGNLLFIEPDLHRYFSKLSQLYGPIFKLQLGSKTCIVISSSSVAKEILKDHDVIFANRDVPISALALTYGGQDIAWSHYSPEWRKLRKVFVQEMMSSASLDACSALRRREVQEMVRDVYGKVGTPINMGDQMFLTVLNVVTSMLWGGTLHGEDRSRIGMEFRRVIVETVGLMGKPNISDLFPALAWFDLQGIESRAKKLVLWFDRIFESLIAQRTQLDGADGGGKNKSKESKDFLQFMLELMHQGDDKTSVSITQLKALFMDIVVAATDTSSTTVEWAMAELLQHPQTMQKAQEELEKVVGNKNIVEESHLFQLPYLGAVIKETLRLHPPLPLLVPHSPSTSCIISGYTIPKGSRILFNAWAMQRNPEVWEHPLEFIPERFLEDAASADYKGNNFNFMPFGSGRRICAGLPLAEKMLLYVLASLLHSFDWKLPDGRTSVDLEERFGIVLKKSETLLAIPTARLSN